GGGGCTGCGACATCTGCAAGCCGGTGGTCGCCTCGATCCTGGCCTCGCTGGGCAACGGCTACGTGCTCGACGGCGAGCAGGCCTCGTTGCAGGACACCAACGACCACTTCCTGGCGAACATCCAGCGGGACGGGACGTACTCGGTGGTGCCCCGGATACCGGGCGGCGAGATCACTCCGGAGAAGCTGATCGTCATCGGCGAGGTGGCCCGGGACTTCCAGCTCTACACGAAGATCACCGGTGGACAGCGGATCGACCTCTTCGGGGCCCGGGTGGAGCAGTTGCCGAAGATCTGGCGGCGACTGGTCGACGCCGGGTTCGAGTCCGGGCACGCGTACGGGAAGGCACTGCGGACCATCAAGTCCTGCGTCGGCTCCACCTGGTGCCGGTACGGGGTGCAGGACTCGGTCGGGTTGGCGATCGCCCTCGAACTGCGGTACCGGGGACTGCGCGCCCCCCACAAGATCAAGTCTGCCGTCTCCGGCTGTGCCCGGGAGTGCGCCGAGGCCCGCAGCAAGGACTTCGGGATCATCGCCACCGACAACGGCTGGAACCTCTACCTCGGCGGCAACGGCGGGTTCCGGCCCCGGCACGCGGAGCTCTTCGCCACCGACCTGTCCACCGAGGAACTCGTCCGGTACGTCGACCGGTTCCTGATGTTCTACATCCGTACCGCCGACCGGTTGCAGCGCACCGCCGCCTGGATCGAGGCGATGGATGGCGGCCTGGAGCACCTGCGGGCGGTTCTCGTCGACGACTCGCTCGGGCTCTGCGCCGAACTGGACGCCGCGCTGGCCCGGCACGTCGGGGCCTACTCCGACGAGTGGCGCGACACCCTGGAGGACCCGGACCGGCTACGGCGGTTCACCTCCTTCGTCAACGCACCCGATGTACCGGATCCGTCGATCACGTTCGAGGTGGAGCGGGGCCAGCCCGTTCCGGCCATGGGAGAACGCCGACCGGTGACGCTCGGCCTCCCGACGACCATGGGGGTACCGAGTTGACTCTGGACACCACGATCAACGACGACGTGCGGTGGACGACGGTCTGTGCGTACCCGCGACTGGAGCCGGAGCGCGGGGTGGCCGCGCTGGTCGACGGCGAGCAGGTGGCGGTCTTCCGCACCTACGACGGCCGACTCTTCGCCATCGGCCAGCAGGATCCGATCTCCAGGGCGTTCGTGATGGCCCGGGGCATCGTGGGCAGCCGGGGCGAGGCCCCGACGGTCGCCTCTCCGCTGCACAAGCAGGTCTACGACCTGCGGACCGGGCACTGCCTCGACGTACCCGGGGTGGCGGTGCCGGTCTACCGGGTGCGCTGCCGCGACGGCCTGGTCGAGGTGGCTCCCCGGCCGCAACCCGCTGCCGGAGACAGCTGATGTCCGGGGAACTGTCCGGCTTCACGGTCGGGGTGACCGCGGACCGCCGACGCGACGAACTCACCGCGATGCTGGAACGGCGGGGCGCCCGGGTGGTGCTGGCCCCGGCGCTGCGGATCGTGCCGCTGGCCGACGACACCGACCTGCGCGCGGCCACCCGGGCCTGCCTGGAGAACCCGCCGGACGTCCTGATGGCGAACACCGGGATCGGGATGCGCGGCTGGCTGGAGGCGGCCGAGGGCTGGGGGCTGGCCGAACCGCTGCGCTCGGTGCTGTCCCGGGCCTACATCGTCAGCCGGGGACCCAAGGCCCGGGGAGCGATCCGGGCGGCGGGGCTGCACGACGAATGGTCCCCGGCCTCGGAGAGCTGTGACGAGGTGATCGAGCACCTCCGCCAGCGGGGCGTACGCGGGCAGCTCGTCGCGATGCAGTTGCACGGCGAGCGACAGCCGGAGTGCACCGCGGCACTGGAGGCGGCGGGCGCCACCGTGGTCGAGGTACCGGTCTACCGCTGGGCGGCGCCGACCGACCCGGCGCCGCTGCACCGGCTGGTCGACCTGATCGCCGGGCGGCTGGTGGACGCGGTCACCTTCACCTCCGCGCCGGCCGTGGGGGCGCTGCTGCGGGCCGCCGGGCCCAGTAGCGACGCGGTGCTGGACGCGATGCGCTCCGACGTACTGGCCGCCTGCGTCGGCCCGGTCACCGCCGCTCCGCTGCGCCGGCACGGGGTACCGGTGGTCGCGCCGAACCGGGCCCGGCTCGGCGCACTGGTCCGGACCATCGTGGACGAGCTGCCGCCCCGGGCGATCAGCGTCAAGGTCGCCGGTCACCTGCTGACCCTGCGCGGGCACGCGGCCATCCTGGACGGCGAGCTGCGGCCGCTGGCGCCCGCGCCGATGGCGGTACTGCGGGCACTGGCCGGCACCCCCGGTCGGGTGATGTCCCGGGCCGCGCTGCTGCGCACCCTGCCCCGGGGTGCCGACGAACACGCCGTCGAGATGGCGGTGGCCCGACTGCGCGCCGGACTGCGTACGC
The nucleotide sequence above comes from Plantactinospora soyae. Encoded proteins:
- a CDS encoding uroporphyrinogen-III synthase, whose translation is MSGELSGFTVGVTADRRRDELTAMLERRGARVVLAPALRIVPLADDTDLRAATRACLENPPDVLMANTGIGMRGWLEAAEGWGLAEPLRSVLSRAYIVSRGPKARGAIRAAGLHDEWSPASESCDEVIEHLRQRGVRGQLVAMQLHGERQPECTAALEAAGATVVEVPVYRWAAPTDPAPLHRLVDLIAGRLVDAVTFTSAPAVGALLRAAGPSSDAVLDAMRSDVLAACVGPVTAAPLRRHGVPVVAPNRARLGALVRTIVDELPPRAISVKVAGHLLTLRGHAAILDGELRPLAPAPMAVLRALAGTPGRVMSRAALLRTLPRGADEHAVEMAVARLRAGLRTPGVVQTVVKRGYRLPID
- the nirD gene encoding nitrite reductase small subunit NirD, which produces MNDDVRWTTVCAYPRLEPERGVAALVDGEQVAVFRTYDGRLFAIGQQDPISRAFVMARGIVGSRGEAPTVASPLHKQVYDLRTGHCLDVPGVAVPVYRVRCRDGLVEVAPRPQPAAGDS